One Ogataea parapolymorpha DL-1 chromosome VI, whole genome shotgun sequence DNA window includes the following coding sequences:
- a CDS encoding copper-containing amine oxidase: MVHPFDPISDAELQLTSQLIKDATKGPEKPHFIQIDRLDPPKKDMIRYLEAERTGKPLPHISRMTYVYYYIGLDFYKALVNVSYGHVITNQKQPKGVIGPLIAEDIQEIEQLATTHPIVKAEIEKLKLPSHVRVVCDPWMNGTDSKEDRMLIQCYMYLANAAHPESNHYSLPLKFSPVFECLTKKFVRMDYLPGGADETVTETQAWDEFPFVEYHPDLNGETILPLKPLIVQQPEGPSFNVDGHKISWQGWEFFVIPTAREGFAIYDIHFKGRSVVYRLSLSEMTVPYGDPRAPFHRKQAFDLGDCGFGATGNSLALGCDCLGVIKYMDCRRVNTSGDSVLIPNTVCLHEQDGGLLYKHTNYRTNVPVIARRREFVVQTIATVANYEYMLNIIFDQAGEIRIHVRATGILSTMPLDKDVTVPWGTNVGPRVMAAYHQHMLSFRIDPAVDGYENTVVFDDVIRMEKNTKLNPYNVGFVTERTVVEKPGYVEQSPFTNRSYKIINENKINPISKKPVAYKIMMPARQMLLADEDSYNNKRAQFATQQVWVTKYRDNELYAAGEFTNQSQTDTGLGVWARRDENVRNDDPVVWATLGFTHIPRVEDFPVMPVEAHEIALVPFGFFDKNPALSVPQSTQSFNKSQYFPESGAESSCCKSNL; this comes from the coding sequence ATGGTTCACCCTTTCGATCCTATTTCCGACGcagagctccagctcaCTTCCCAGCTTATCAAAGATGCCACCAAGGGCCCAGAAAAGCCACATTTCATCCAGATCGACAGACTGGATCCGCCAAAAAAGGATATGATCAGATATCTTGAGGCTGAGAGAACTGGCAAGCCTCTTCCTCACATCTCGAGAATGACTTATGTTTACTACTATATTGGCCTCGACTTCTACAAAGCCCTCGTGAATGTGAGCTATGGACACGTTATCACCAACCAGAAACAACCAAAGGGTGTTATTGGTCCACTGATTGCCGAGGATATTCAGGAAatcgagcagctcgcaACTACACACCCAATCGTCAAGGCAGAGattgaaaagctcaaaCTTCCTTCCCACGTCAGAGTCGTCTGCGACCCTTGGATGAACGGAACTGACAGCAAGGAGGACAGAATGTTGATCCAGTGCTACATGTATCTGGCCAACGCTGCTCATCCAGAATCCAACCACTACTCGTTGCCGCTCAAGTTTTCTCCCGTTTTTGAATGCCTCaccaagaagtttgtgAGAATGGACTACTTGCCAGGAGGTGCCGATGAAACCGTTACCGAGACGCAGGCTTGGGATGAGTTCCCCTTCGTGGAGTACCATCCAGATCTCAACGGCGAGACTATCCTACCACTAAAGCCACTAATTGTTCAGCAGCCTGAGGGGCCAAGTTTCAACGTTGACGGTCACAAGATCTCGTGGCAAGGGTGGGAATTCTTTGTGATACCGACTGCAAGAGAAGGATTTGCCATTTACGACATCCACTTCAAAGGCAGATCTGTCGTCTATAGATTGTCGCTGTCTGAAATGACGGTGCCATATGGCGACCCAAGAGCTCCGTTCCACAGAAAACAAGCCTTTGACTTGGGAGACTGCGGGTTTGGTGCTACTGGTAACAGTCTGGCTCTAGGATGTGACTGCCTGGGAGTCATCAAATACATGGATTGCAGAAGAGTCAACACTAGCGGTGATTCTGTTTTGATTCCAAACACTGTGTGTTTGCATGAACAGGATGGAGGACTACTGTACAAACACACCAACTATAGAACCAACGTTCCTGTGAttgccagaagaagagaattTGTTGTTCAAACCATTGCTACCGTCGCAAACTACGAATACATGTTAAACATCATTTTCGATCAGGCTGGAGAAATTAGGATCCACGTTAGAGCTACCGGCATTTTGTCCACCATGCCTTTGGACAAGGACGTCACTGTTCCTTGGGGCACCAACGTCGGCCCAAGAGTAATGGCCGCTTACCACCAGCATATGCTTTCGTTCAGAATTGATCCTGCTGTTGACGGTTACGAAAACACCGTGGTTTTCGACGACGTGATTCGGATGGAGAAGAACACTAAGCTCAACCCATACAACGTTGGATTCGTGACCGAAAGAACCGTTGTTGAAAAGCCAGGCTATGTCGAACAGTCTCCGTTCACCAACAGATCGTACAAGATCATTAACGagaacaaaatcaatcCAATCTCAAAAAAGCCTGTGGCGTACAAAATTATGATGCCAGCCAGACAAATGCTGCTCGCCGACGAAGACTCATACAACAACAAGAGAGCTCAATTTGCTACTCAACAAGTCTGGGTTACCAAATATAGAGATAACGAACTCTACGCTGCTGGAGAGTTCACCAATCAATCCCAAACAGACACTGGATTGGGTGTTTGGGCAAGACGTGACGAAAATGTCAGAAACGACGACCCAGTGGTCTGGGCGACTCTTGGCTTTACTCACATCCCAAGAGTTGAAGACTTCCCAGTGATGCCTGTTGAGGCCCATGAAATAGCCCTTGTTCcttttggattttttgaCAAGAACCCTGCTCTTTCGGTGCCTCAATCCACCCAGAGCTTTAACAAGTCCCAGTACTTCCCAGAGTCTGGCGCCGAATCCTCCTGCTGCAAATCTAATTTATAA
- a CDS encoding Cytochrome b5 reductase 4 codes for MTPLPAKADMSAKEKLEQLKKQRGENIARLAAPQRSYLSPNGPVTPNVTPTVSPMDSIMTANARRKISLKPGHSPLDWETKKKTSNMKGCIDPRDFPLRVTKEELNKHNKEHDFWICLNHKIYNLSPYLDYHPGGVEVLMKCAGKDGTFLFNKYHRWVNYERILDACFIGFLV; via the coding sequence ATGACGCCATTGCCGGCGAAGGCTGACATGAGTGCCAAGGAGAAACTCGAACAGCTGAAGAAGCAGCGAGGTGAAAACATAGCTAGACTTGCTGCTCCTCAGAGAAGCTACCTGAGCCCTAATGGTCCAGTGACGCCTAATGTGACACCAACGGTTTCGCCAATGGATAGTATAATGACTGCCAACGCGCGCCGAAAAATTAGCTTGAAGCCAGGACATTCGCCATTAGACTGGGAGACAAAGAAGAAGACTTCAAACATGAAAGGATGCATTGATCCTAGGGATTTTCCATTGCGAGTGAcaaaggaggagctgaacaaaCATAATAAAGAGCATGATTTTTGGATATGTCTAAATCACAAGATCTATAATCTATCACCGTATCTTGATTATCACCCTGGAGGTGTTGAGGTTTTAATGAAGTGTGCAGGAAAAGACGGGACATTTCTGTTCAACAAATATCACAGATGGGTGAACTACGAAAGGATCCTAGACGCTTGTTTTATAGGTTTTCTGGTCTGA
- a CDS encoding Peroxisomal membrane protein PEX6 has protein sequence MPGLVEAPVEPYARPVRTKIQLALDSDDESEYVSLNSQVYELIYGDLSDNKARFVSLQLLGSPIFVESQLFRAELDSELPQDSIGLHSPRLSSKYGSDFTLEKCIVVPVTKVLSLTSVIMSFPHDVYRLLEGFSKERLLEIIASERRSNVGHILIRKTDFLKTLHGEIIHCEPVDQGFLSLDTNLVIVKQQEGLKRGLNTNINGSHPDPSQIPISTPMDFSVSNLDLGDLTFDDTSIFSNLTLQPLELQIGFLKYSMLMDCTHILESSHEFDHEDDQLFACVCSSVLQKIGCFSGDLVQLQTCDCGAGIVCACDKSAREKITIRVFSLADPNDFDPEKLYLSPVFLNSIGNPRKVFVKRLASQRQNGDFVCEKLENHVPVAKEVVIARVASPITLDRTMQHLFLSNLKTYFESKHRVIVKDQYIPVPIDTVLAKSLFSTYNASGDETQPTIIPQGIPNELAWFKITDGTTETDDGKSLVAGKQYIIDPAKTRMIQSGVCSDKVPLSDGISYSQLRDYFELPRQFAYPCLRISNVPTFPYANQLRKIISVAFRIRDNSNNGSRLQTTILLSSMARCVGKATLVRRIATEFGANLLELDAYDLLNQSSVSKTIGTIRGKSDRVVDSCCSVILYIRHIEALAKKPDPNQQQKDSMSLRLAELIDEYTSKGTIFIGSTNDADAISELIRSKFKFDININVPTEPERKLILTDLLDDMKAKDKTPVVLRPDVSLDTLALQSAGLTANDLVSIVDNTIAIAIERLERLSEEQGVNWDQLLSFNGGLIKLTPEDFETSINDARNKFSDMIGAPRIPDVKWEDVGGLDVVKDEILDTIEMPLKHPELFSKGMKKRSGILFYGPPGTGKTLLAKAIATNFALNFFSVKGPELLNMYIGESEANVRRVFQKARDAKPCVIFFDELDSVAPKRGNQGDSGGVMDRIVSQLLAELDGMSGAEGGDGVFVVGATNRPDLLDEALLRPGRFDKMLYLGIADTHEKQAKIIQALTRKFQLDPAVDLSRIAETCPFTYTGADFYALCSDAMLNAMTRTAGAVEKKINEYNCSRGEGDKISTRSWFDNIAKPEDTQVLVKSEDFAKARDELVPSVSAEELQHYLSVRENFEGGKTQEIMHAVPDGADIVISHD, from the coding sequence ATGCCTGGTCTTGTGGAAGCACCTGTTGAGCCATATGCAAGACCCGTCAGGACTAAAATCCAGCTGGCTCTGGACTCTGACGACGAATCGGAATATGTAAGCTTGAACAGCCAAGTTTATGAGCTTATCTATGGCGACTTATCAGACAATAAAGCGAGATTCGTTTCGCTTCAGTTACTAGGCAGCCCGATATTTGTCGAGTCCCAGCTGTTTAGAGCAGAGTTGGATAGCGAACTTCCACAGGACAGTATTGGATTGCATAGTCCCAGACTCTCTAGCAAGTATGGATCTGATTTCACGTTGGAAAAGTGCATTGTAGTTCCCGTGACAAAAGTGTTGTCGCTGACGTCTGTCATTATGAGTTTCCCTCATGACGTCTACCGGCTTCTTGAAGGATTTTCTAAAGAGCGACTGCTGGAGATCATTGCCAGCGAAAGAAGATCCAATGTGGGCCACATTTTGATTCGCAAAAccgattttctcaaaacTCTGCATGGCGAGATTATTCATTGTGAGCCTGTTGACCAAGGTTTCTTATCGTTAGACACCAACTTGGTGATCGTGAAACAGCAGGAAGGTCTTAAGAGAGGGTTAAACACAAATATCAATGGGTCTCACCCTGATCCTTCGCAGATTCCTATATCTACGCCTATGGATTTCTCCGTTTCCAACCTTGATTTGGGGGATCTAACATTTGATGACACCTCTATATTCAGTAACTTGACGCTTCAGCCCTTGGAGCTACAAATTGGCTTCCTAAAGTACAGCATGCTGATGGACTGCACACACATTCTGGAATCATCACACGAATTCGATCATGAGGATGATCAGCTTTTTGCCTGCGTATGCTCTTCGGTGTTACAGAAAATTGGCTGTTTTAGTGGTGATCTTGTGCAGCTGCAAACCTGTGATTGTGGGGCCGGCATTGTATGCGCATGTGATAAGAGTGCAAGGGAAAAGATAACCATAAGGGTTTTCTCACTGGCAGATCCAAACGACTTTGATCCGGAAAAACTGTATCTTTCGCCTGTCTTTCTCAACAGTATCGGGAACCCTCGCAAAGTTTTTGTAAAGAGACTCGCGAGTCAACGGCAAAATGGCGACTTCGTCTGCGAAAAACTCGAAAATCATGTCCCTGTGGCCAAAGAGGTGGTAATTGCAAGAGTTGCATCTCCAATAACTCTTGACAGAACAATGCAGCATTTATTCTTGTCAAACCTTAAGACATACTTTGAATCGAAACACCGGGTTATTGTGAAAGACCAATATATCCCTGTGCCAATAGACACCGTGTTGGCGAAGTCCCTTTTCAGCACGTACAATGCATCTGGTGACGAGACTCAGCCTACGATCATTCCGCAAGGAATACCTAACGAGCTTGCCTGGTTTAAAATCACAGACGGGACTACTGAGACGGATGATGGCAAGAGCTTGGTAGCGGGAAAACAGTACATTATCGATCCCGCCAAAACAAGAATGATTCAGTCTGGAGTCTGCTCTGACAAAGTGCCTCTGAGCGATGGCATATCCTACAGCCAGTTGAGAGACTATTTTGAGCTTCCTCGACAGTTTGCTTATCCTTGCTTGAGGATTTCGAACGTGCCCACATTTCCCTATGCTAACCAGTTACGAAAGATTATCAGTGTTGCCTTTCGTATCCGAGACAACAGCAACAATGGATCAAGGTTGCAAACTACAATTCTCCTCTCCAGCATGGCAAGATGTGTGGGCAAGGCAACACTTGTTAGACGCATTGCCACGGAATTTGGAGCAAATCTTCTCGAGCTAGATGCGTACGATCTTCTCAACCAGTCATCGGTTAGTAAGACCATTGGGACGATTAGGGGCAAGTCTGACAGGGTTGTTGATAGTTGTTGCTCGGTTATACTTTATATCCGGCATATCGAAGCACTTGCAAAAAAGCCAGATCCTAATCAGCAACAGAAAGATTCTATGTCGCTAAGGCTTGCTGAACTAATTGACGAATATACATCCAAAGGCACCATATTTATTGGGTCTACCAATGACGCTGATGCCATCTCGGAGCTGATCAGGTCAAAGTTCAAATTTGACATTAATATTAATGTCCCCACCGAACCAGAACGTAAACTGATTTTGACAGACCTGCTTGACGATATGAAAGCTAAGGACAAAACACCTGTGGTCTTAAGACCAGACGTTTCCCTTGACACATTGGCACTGCAAAGCGCAGGATTGACTGCTAACGACCTAGTGTCTATCGTGGACAACACAATCGCTATTGCAATCGAGCGGCTTGAAAGGCTCTCAGAGGAACAAGGGGTCAATTGGGACCAGCTTCTATCCTTCAATGGTGGACTTATCAAACTTACACCTGAGGATTTTGAGACATCCATTAATGATGCCAGAAACAAATTCAGCGACATGATCGGCGCTCCTAGAATTCCGGACGTCAAATGGGAAGACGTTGGAGGACTGGACGTTGTAAAGGATGAAATTCTGGATACGATTGAGATGCCGCTCAAACATCCCGAATTATTCAGTAAAGGaatgaagaaaagaagCGGTATTTTATTCTACGGGCCTCCCGGGACAGGAAAAACCCTGTTGGCGAAGGCTATTGCTACCAATTTTGCTCTCAACTTTTTCTCGGTTAAAGGCCCAGAGCTCTTGAATATGTACATTGGAGAGTCCGAAGCAAATGTGCGGCGAGTGtttcaaaaagctcgcGACGCGAAACCTTGTGTGATTTTcttcgacgagctggatTCGGTTGCTCCTAAGAGAGGAAATCAGGGGGATTCTGGAGGAGTGATGGATCGTATCGTTTCCCAACTCTTAGCAGAATTAGATGGCATGAGTGGAGCCGAAGGAGGAGACGGTGTATTTGTCGTTGGTGCCACTAATAGGCCAGATTTGCTGGACGAAGCCCTTTTGCGCCCAGGAAGGTTTGATAAAATGCTCTATTTGGGTATTGCCGACACTCATGAAAAGCAAGCTAAAATCATCCAAGCACTGACAAGAAAGTTCCAACTTGACCCGGCGGTCGACCTCAGCAGAATCGCGGAAACCTGTCCTTTCACATATACGGGAGCAGATTTCTATGCTTTATGCTCCGATGCCATGCTGAACGCCATGACTAGAACTGCTGGTGCagtggagaagaagattaATGAATACAATTGTAGCCGTGGAGAAGGAGATAAGATTAGCACGCGGTCCTGGTTTGATAACATCGCAAAGCCCGAGGACACACAAGTACTGGTGAAATCAGAGGACTTTGCCAAAGCCAGAGATGAACTGGTTCCGTCAGTTTCGGCAGAAGAGCTCCAGCATTATCTATCAGTGCGCGAGAACTTTGAGGGGGGCAAGACCCAAGAGATTATGCATGCAGTACCTGATGGGGCCGACATCGTAATCTCACATGACTAG
- a CDS encoding Signal recognition particle subunit SRP68, which yields MESPLISTFGERLESFPSSTEDYAKIRHRLSNRLQKLRRALKIQTKDTKNYRAKEKTSSISPEDYEKDTRFGDLLLYLIERDLVFVEEITYGQIEYSRTTKTLTISKLKKARQHAKHLLSLLANEQDDLKLLAILILASYVEGRLAFSRSKWAEAAFALSVARCSLQYLSQTETSDLYTQIIEGYIDSELKICALKLENDRNPDLLQFSKTYATKDTITYLSKAINMVKAKDGDVLKPISKTTLVDSVSWFEFSAPLKDLDLARAITKAQTEEKNVVETDPASFDRSFLLWTDASNSHKSSLKGGIESDDDENQDKYVIMTYIDYHQLLLRIRRNISLLNRVNAKLNKKKTVSKAAFLENAKECVKLYEDVISSFKELTELSGVAHNESLHSSLVSLQVYFSALKAYKLAKSYLISNKYAESLALLNKTVEILKEVKPLEEEFEGGIPNNEEIEKFRSESTSLFTKVHVLTMYFTKENHKPLLGDYLIDNVDAFPDLTNEELLAKIADLDARVKPVGVKPVLFDVAFNYIGYDSDLSKVSAGDSKSEKKAGFFGLFGR from the coding sequence ATGGAGTCTCCGCTAATTTCAACCTTTGGTGAGCGCTTGGAATCGTTTCCAAGCTCCACTGAAGACTATGCAAAAATAAGGCATAGACTCTCGAATAGACTACAAAAGCTCCGCCGTGCACTCAAAATTCAAACCAAGGATACGAAAAACTATAGGGCTAAAGAAAAGACGTCCTCGATTAGTCCGGAGGATTACGAAAAGGACACCAGATTTGGTGATCTTCTTTTATATCTAATTGAAAGAGACcttgtgtttgtggaagAGATCACGTATGGCCAGATTGAGTACTCAAGAACCACAAAGACATTAACCATATCCAAACTGAAAaaagctcgtcaacatgCTAAGCACTTACTTTCCCTGCTGGCGAACGAGCAAGACGATCTCAAGTTGCTTGCAATTCTAATTTTAGCCAGCTATGTTGAAGGTCGCTTGGCATTTTCACGCAGCAAATGGGCAGAGGCCGCATTCGCTTTGTCGGTCGCTCGTTGCTCATTGCAGTACTTGTCTCAAACGGAAACTTCTGACCTGTACACCCAGATCATTGAGGGATACATTGACTCTGAGTTGAAAATTTGTGCACTGAAACTGGAGAACGACAGAAATCCAGATCTCCTCCAATTTTCAAAGACATatgccaccaaagacaCCATTACTTATTTGAGTAAGGCTATCAATATGGTGAAGGCCAAAGATGGAGACGTTCTCAAGCCTATCTCCAAGACCACGCTGGTCGATTCAGTTTCGTGGTTCGAATTTAGTGCTCCGCTGAAGGATTTGGATCTTGCTAGAGCCATCACCAAAGCACAAACCGAGGAAAAGAATGTGGTGGAGACTGATCCTGCATCGTTTGACAGGTCGTTTTTACTGTGGACTGATGCATCGAACTCCCACAAGAGCTCATTGAAAGGTGGCATAGAATCCGATGACGATGAAAATCAGGACAAATACGTGATCATGACGTATATCGATTACCACCAACTGCTCCTCAGAATTAGAAGAAACATTTCCCTTCTGAACAGAGTGAATGCGAAACtaaacaagaaaaaaacaGTTTCGAAAGCTgcgtttttggaaaacgcTAAGGAATGTGTCAAGCTATACGAAGATGTCATATCATCATTCAAAGAACTCACAGAGCTTTCAGGCGTGGCCCATAACGAGAGCCTCCACTCTTCCCTTGTATCGCTGCAAGTGTACTTCTCTGCGTTGAAAGCATACAAGTTAGCTAAGTCTTACTTGATATCCAACAAGTATGCGGAGTCACTCGCATTGCTTAATAAGACCGTGGAAATCCTCAAAGAGGTGAAACCGTTGGAGGAGGAATTTGAGGGAGGTATTCCAAACAACGAGGAGATTGAAAAGTTCAGATCTGAGTCTACTTCTCTGTTCACAAAAGTTCATGTTCTGACCATGTACTTCACCAAAGAAAACCACAAGCCTCTTCTTGGAGACTATCTGATTGATAATGTCGATGCATTCCCAGATCTGACTAACGAGGAGTTACTCGCTAAAATAGCCGATCTCGATGCAAGGGTTAAACCTGTGGGAGTGAAGCCTGTTCTGTTTGACGTCGCATTCAACTATATAGGCTACGACTCAGATTTGTCCAAGGTGTCTGCCGGTGATTCGAAGTCGGAGAAGAAAGCcggcttctttggcttATTTGGACGTTAA
- a CDS encoding Membrane-associated RING finger protein 5: protein MQSLTTVDNDSSHACYICLAGKDELAPFCNRKESNDWVKPCKCSLVAHRKCFLSWVSSLDLQKRKQEDGFGSSDPNSRPGTLMFNYNIQSLFFGLPLIKKSEIITVFIDCPQCKRQLCFQTPNSRILNIRQTIDAGISNIMRVGISSTVISSSVASVSMGFLVGLSATGLRVMQMVTPQSVQLSLFDVKNTTTRTLVSALEKGLIPIPKFLIITASIPLYLVYMRMNVLGTGPVNMIGRVFPLLLYRDYQDLKDNPAKKFLLLTLPLQYLYRAIYSLTLNRLYYRWCKQVQPCFIADRLSLKELERIEEENREEFAYLEAEKETESSIPTDSGLSGLLQRLFRALTTNSIIRKIHLSRLRRELVNCFKFDYSKVFQGSQFYFFLASTLSWPYLGELVSRHLMSRIPHINEFLNKHINTPDEAEFLRNLIGCIVVVVLKDFVNLYFNYKKFKQLRDVDVVSGLNDDFMQYINDKYHQGEDVN, encoded by the coding sequence ATGCAGTCACTTACAACAGTGGATAACGATTCCAGCCACGCATGCTACATATGCTTGGCCGGAAAAGACGAACTCGCACCATTTTGTAACCGCAAAGAATCTAATGATTGGGTGAAGCCCTGCAAATGTTCGCTGGTGGCGCACCGAAAGTGTTTCTTATCGTGGGTTTCCAGTCTTGATCTccagaaaagaaaacaGGAGGATGGCTTTGGATCTAGTGATCCCAACTCTAGACCAGGTACTCTCATGTTCAACTACAACATACAGAGTCTTTTTTTCGGATTGCCTCTTATCAAAAAGTCGGAGATTATCACTGTCTTCATTGACTGCCCTCAATGCAAACGTCAATTATGTTTCCAGACACCGAATTCTCGCATTCTGAATATAAGACAGACCATCGACGCCGGTATATCCAACATTATGCGTGTGGGGATTTCCTCTACCGTGATATCATCGTCGGTCGCTTCCGTCAGCATGGGTTTTCTAGTCGGTCTCAGTGCAACGGGTCTTCGAGTCATGCAAATGGTGACCCCACAAAGTGTGCAACTTTCTCTCTTTGATGTCAAAAACACCACAACGCGAACGCTGGTCTCCGCTTTGGAAAAAGGGCTGATTCCTATACCAAAGTTTCTAATCATTACCGCGTCTATACCACTATACTTGGTGTACATGAGGATGAACGTTCTGGGTACTGGCCCGGTGAATATGATTGGAAGAGTCTTTCCTTTGCTCCTTTATAGGGATTATCAGGATCTGAAGGATAATCCGGCAAAGAAGTTTCTACTGTTGACTTTACCTCTCCAATATCTTTATAGGGCAATCTACAGCTTGACCCTTAACAGATTGTATTACAGATGGTGCAAGCAAGTTCAGCCCTGTTTTATAGCCGACAGGCTGTCGCTGAAAGAACTAGAACGCatagaagaagaaaatagGGAGGAGTTTGCGTATTTAGAAGCAGAGAAAGAAACAGAGTCTTCGATACCAACGGATTCTGGACTGTCAGGGCTATTGCAAAGATTATTCAGAGCGTTGACTACTAATTCAATCATCAGAAAAATCCATCTATCAAGACTTAGACGGGAGTTAGTCAATTGTTTCAAGTTTGACTATTCCAAGGTTTTCCAGGGGTCGCAATTTTACTTCTTCTTAGCATCCACCCTCTCATGGCCATATTTAGGAGAGCTTGTCAGCAGACATCTGATGTCCAGAATACCTCACATCAACGAATTTTTGAACAAGCACATCAACACACCAGATGAGGCGGAGTTCCTGAGAAACTTGATTGGATGCATCGTAGTTGTCGTACTGAAAGACTTCGTCAACTTGTATTTCAATTACAAGAAATTCAAACAGTTGCGAGATGTTGATGTCGTTAGTGGATTGAACGATGACTTCATGCAATACATCAACGACAA